In Chanodichthys erythropterus isolate Z2021 chromosome 18, ASM2448905v1, whole genome shotgun sequence, the following are encoded in one genomic region:
- the dhx32b gene encoding putative pre-mRNA-splicing factor ATP-dependent RNA helicase DHX32: protein MEMELSSTDVEKLSEINETQDNDSDDLLELNQFDGLPFSSRYYKLLRERKGLPVWEAKCEFMDTLSNNQIVIVTGTAKTGQSTQIPQWCAEFCLSAQYQNGMVVCTQIHQQSTVELALRVADEMDVNIGNEVGYSIPLQTCCSPDTVLRYCTDDVLLREMMSDPLLEQYGVVVIDQAQERTVSTDLLLGLLKDMLLARPELRLVILTAPHSAEKLLRHYGSVPQIQLEGPQPCEVVYGSGRGGVKDYLCSALRLALEIHQNQNHGDIVTFLATEQEIECAHAILRREGVNLALSHGELVPVSLCPAQGDSLSVLSEESKSRRVFLTCSPNEDLFWAVHSIRFVIDAGVQKRYVYNPRIRANSIVIRPISKSQAESRKQLAGPTGKCFCLYQEDTSLPVESVPHILESDITSTVLFLKRMEIAGLSNCDFIDRPDPEGLMQALEELDYLAALDDDGNLSEIGIIMSEFPLEPQMAKTLLASCEFDCVSEVLTIAAMLTAPSCFLTPPVEMRQKASLCHLRFQHAEGDHFTLINIFNAYKYAKEGPYSSVEQWCEDHFLSLAALQTADAIRSELTEILNRIELPVSLPDFGSKSNSLNIRRALLAGFFMQVARDIDGSGNYFMLTHKHVAQIHQLSGYGTEMHKKNLPEWVLYHEHTLSENNCIRTVSQISAHEFIQMAPQYFFYNLPPSESKDLLQHIIDHGSAAPSKGKRKTQTPSSPASEDQPHERCTIQ from the exons ATGGAGATGGAGCTATCCTCAACAGATGTGGAAAAACTATCTGAAATCAACGAAACTCAAGATAATGATTCGGATGATTTGCTGGAGTTGAATCAGTTCGACGGGCTCCCTTTTTCTTCACGATATTACAAACTATTAAGAGAAAGAAAAGGTCTGCCGGTGTGGGAAGCGAAATGCGAGTTTATGGACACTTTGAGCAACAACCAGATTGTGATAGTGACTGGCACAGCTAAAACAGGACAAAGCACTCAG ATCCCTCAGTGGTGTGCAGAGTTTTGCCTATCTGCGCAGTATCAGAATGGCATGGTAGTGTGCACTCAAATTCACCAGCAGAGCACGGTGGAACTGGCCctccgtgtggccgacgagatGGACGTCAACATCGGCAATGAGGTTGGATACAGCATCCCACTTCAGACCTGTTGCTCCCCTGACACTGTTTTGAG GTACTGCACAGATGATGTGCTGCTCCGGGAAATGATGTCGGACCCGCTCTTGGAGCAGTATGGTGTCGTGGTCATTGATCAGGCTCAGGAACGCACCGTCAGCACAGACCTGCTCCTCGGGCTGCTCAAAGACATGCTCCTCGCACGGCCGGAGCTCAGACTGGTCATCCTCACCGCCCCTCACTCCGCTGAGAAACTGCTACGTCACTATGGAAGCGTTCCTCAGATCCAGCTGGAAGGGCCACAGCCGTGCGAGGTGGTGTATGGTAGTGGGAGAGGAGGTGTGAAGGATTACCTCTGCTCTGCTCTTAgactggctctggagatacatcAGAATCAAAACCATGGAGACATTGTGACATTTCTGGCGACTGAGCAA GAGATTGAATGTGCCCATGCCATTTTGCGGAGAGAGGGTGTCAATCTTGCGTTGTCTCATGGCGAGCTGGTGCCTGTTTCTCTGTGCCCAGCGCAAGGAGACAGTCTCTCAGTGCTGTCTGAGGAGAGCAAGAGCAGGAGAGTCTTCCTCACCTGCAGCCCCAATGAAGACTTATTCTGGGCCGTTCACAGCATTCGCTTTGTGATTGATGCTGGAGTGCAAAAACGATAT GTGTACAATCCTAGAATCAGAGCCAACTCCATTGTTATTCGACCAATCAGCAAGAGCCAAGCTGAGAGCCGCAAACAACTTGCAGGCCCAACAG GCAAGTGTTTCTGTCTGTATCAAGAGGACACGTCACTTCCTGTTGAGAGCGTCCCTCACATTCTTGAGTCTGACATCACTTCCACTGTGCTCTTCCTAAAGCGTATGGAAATTGCTGGCCTGAGCAACTGTGACTTCATTGACAGACCAG ATCCAGAAGGCCTCATGCAAGCTTTAGAGGAACTCGACTATCTTGCTGCTTTGGATGATGACGGAAATCTCTCTGAGATTGGAATTATCATGTCAGAGTTTCCTCTCGAGCCACAGATGGCTAAGACTTTGCTTGCGTCTTGTGAATTTGACTGTGTGAGTGAAGTGCTGACCATCGCTGCCATGCTAACAG CTCCAAGCTGTTTCCTTACACCTCCAGTGGAAATGAGACAGAAAGCCTCACTGTGCCATCTGAGGTTCCAGCATGCAGAAGGAGATCACTTCACCCTTATTAACATCTTTAATGCTTACAAATACGCTAAGGAAGGGCCAT ACTCTAGCGTGGAACAGTGGTGTGAAGACCATTTCCTTAGTCTGGCTGCTCTTCAGACAGCAGATGCGATACGCTCTGAACTAACAGAAATCCTGAATCGGATAGAGCTGCCAGTGTCCTTACCTGACTTTGGCTCTAAAAGCAATAGCTTGAACATCAGACGTGCACTACTAGCTGGCTTCTTCATGCAG GTGGCGAGGGACATTGACGGGTCAGGCAATTACTTCATGCTAACCCATAAACATGTGGCTCAGATCCACCAACTGTCTGGCTACGGAACCGAGATGCACAAGAAGAATCTGCCAGAATGGGTTCTGTATCATGAGCACACGCTGTCAGAGAACAACTGCATCAGAACCGTCTCTCAAATCTCAGCACATGA GTTCATTCAGATGGCGCCGCAGTACTTCTTTTATAACCTGCCACCTAGTGAGAGTAAAGACCTACTGCAGCACATTATAGATCACGGTTCAGCTGCCCCATCTAAAGGCAAAAGAAAAACCCAGACCCCCAGCAGCCCTGCCAGTGAGGATCAGCCGCATGAGCGCTGTACCATACAGTGA
- the klf11b gene encoding Krueppel-like factor 11b isoform X1, producing MSTRQFSNMEELCGGARMEVCEDFFEGKKHSEHSSCSVLEYNDLEAAEALVYMSFWSQMSPKPSAFKPRPLTPASDSCDSLLPPEPPETPRDFVSLSSLCMTPPHSPSFTETSNTTSVPASPSPLTRPCPILPSPRAACPTMASITQLPSSGEPTEKTTPLPCRAMATSVIRHTADSSLYQNIPQKTVSSSPSLSCQPQTDTTTACQNSSRLLPKDDKCSITSSPQPPPPTSSPPIICQMFPVAQPGVISATFIQKPSPGVKSILPQPLLMGSPVPQGTVMFVMPQSTVSSAPQCQQTVMTLGNTKLLPLAPAPVYVPSGQNSTTQVDFSRRRNYVCSFPGCRKTYFKSSHLKAHLRTHTGEKPFSCNWEGCDKKFARSDELSRHRRTHTGEKKFVCPVCDRRFMRSDHLTKHARRHMTTKKIPSWQTEVRNLNKITAAKALPTGTALPVSMLLPASN from the exons ATGTCAACACGTCAGTTTTCTAACATGGAAGAATTATGTGGG GGAGCTCGGATGGAGGTGTGTGAGGATTTTTTTGAAGGGAAAAAGCACAGTGAGCACTCTTCATGCAGTGTTCTGGAATACAATGATCTTGAGGCTGCTGAAGCTCTGGTCTACATGAGCTTCTGGAGTCAGATGTCTCCAAAACCCAGTGCCTTCAAACCTCGCCCTCTCACACCAGCGTCAGACTCCTGCGATTCTCTCCTGCCCCCCGAACCACCAGAGACCCCGAGGGACTTTGTCTCGCTCTCTTCACTG TGTATGACCCCACCACACAGCCCCAGCTTTACTGAGACCTCCAACACCACATCAGTGCCAGCTTCCCCCTCCCCACTTACCCGGCCCTGTCCCATCCTCCCCAGTCCGAGAGCTGCATGCCCCACCATGGCCTCCATCACTCAGTTGCCCTCTTCTGGGGAGCCTACAGAAAAGACCACACCCCTGCCTTGCAGAGCCATGGCAACCAGTGTAATACGCCACACGGCCGACAGCTCCCTGTATCAGAACATTCCACAAAAGACTGTTTCTTCATCACCCTCCCTGTCCTGCCAACCCCAGACCGACACCACGACGGCATGCCAAAACAGCAGCAGACTTCTTCCTAAGGATGACAAGTGCTCCATTACATCATCTCCACAGCCGCCGCCCCCAACCTCCAGTCCACCAATCATATGCCAGATGTTCCCGGTGGCCCAACCTGGAGTCATCTCAGCGACGTTTATTCAGAAGCCCAGCCCCGGGGTGAAGTCTATCTTACCACAGCCTCTCCTGATGGGCTCTCCCGTGCCTCAGGGCACGGTGATGTTCGTGATGCCCCAGTCGACAGTGTCTTCGGCTCCACAGTGCCAACAGACTGTTATGACCCTAGGGAACACCAAGCTCCTGCCTCTGGCTCCCGCGCCTGTTTACGTGCCCTCGGGGCAGAACAGCACCACGCAGGTCGACTTCTCCCGCAGGCGCAACTACGTCTGCAGTTTCCCAGGATGTCGAAAGACCTATTTCAAAAGCTCTCACCTAAAGGCGCATCTCAGAACCCACACAG GAGAGAAACCTTTTAGCTGCAACTGGGAAGGCTGCGATAAGAAATTCGCTCGCTCTGACGAGCTCTCCCGGCATCGGCGAACACACACGGGGGAAAAGAAGTTCGTCTGCCCGGTGTGTGACCGGCGGTTTATGCGCAGCGACCACCTCACCAAGCACGCACGGCGACACATGACCACCAAGAAGATCCCATCCTGGCAAACGGAGGTGCGGAACCTCAACAAGATCACCGCAGCCAAGGCCTTGCCCACTGGCACAGCACTACCGGTCAGCATGTTGCTACCAGCCTCAAACTGA
- the klf11b gene encoding Krueppel-like factor 11b isoform X2, with protein MEVCEDFFEGKKHSEHSSCSVLEYNDLEAAEALVYMSFWSQMSPKPSAFKPRPLTPASDSCDSLLPPEPPETPRDFVSLSSLCMTPPHSPSFTETSNTTSVPASPSPLTRPCPILPSPRAACPTMASITQLPSSGEPTEKTTPLPCRAMATSVIRHTADSSLYQNIPQKTVSSSPSLSCQPQTDTTTACQNSSRLLPKDDKCSITSSPQPPPPTSSPPIICQMFPVAQPGVISATFIQKPSPGVKSILPQPLLMGSPVPQGTVMFVMPQSTVSSAPQCQQTVMTLGNTKLLPLAPAPVYVPSGQNSTTQVDFSRRRNYVCSFPGCRKTYFKSSHLKAHLRTHTGEKPFSCNWEGCDKKFARSDELSRHRRTHTGEKKFVCPVCDRRFMRSDHLTKHARRHMTTKKIPSWQTEVRNLNKITAAKALPTGTALPVSMLLPASN; from the exons ATGGAGGTGTGTGAGGATTTTTTTGAAGGGAAAAAGCACAGTGAGCACTCTTCATGCAGTGTTCTGGAATACAATGATCTTGAGGCTGCTGAAGCTCTGGTCTACATGAGCTTCTGGAGTCAGATGTCTCCAAAACCCAGTGCCTTCAAACCTCGCCCTCTCACACCAGCGTCAGACTCCTGCGATTCTCTCCTGCCCCCCGAACCACCAGAGACCCCGAGGGACTTTGTCTCGCTCTCTTCACTG TGTATGACCCCACCACACAGCCCCAGCTTTACTGAGACCTCCAACACCACATCAGTGCCAGCTTCCCCCTCCCCACTTACCCGGCCCTGTCCCATCCTCCCCAGTCCGAGAGCTGCATGCCCCACCATGGCCTCCATCACTCAGTTGCCCTCTTCTGGGGAGCCTACAGAAAAGACCACACCCCTGCCTTGCAGAGCCATGGCAACCAGTGTAATACGCCACACGGCCGACAGCTCCCTGTATCAGAACATTCCACAAAAGACTGTTTCTTCATCACCCTCCCTGTCCTGCCAACCCCAGACCGACACCACGACGGCATGCCAAAACAGCAGCAGACTTCTTCCTAAGGATGACAAGTGCTCCATTACATCATCTCCACAGCCGCCGCCCCCAACCTCCAGTCCACCAATCATATGCCAGATGTTCCCGGTGGCCCAACCTGGAGTCATCTCAGCGACGTTTATTCAGAAGCCCAGCCCCGGGGTGAAGTCTATCTTACCACAGCCTCTCCTGATGGGCTCTCCCGTGCCTCAGGGCACGGTGATGTTCGTGATGCCCCAGTCGACAGTGTCTTCGGCTCCACAGTGCCAACAGACTGTTATGACCCTAGGGAACACCAAGCTCCTGCCTCTGGCTCCCGCGCCTGTTTACGTGCCCTCGGGGCAGAACAGCACCACGCAGGTCGACTTCTCCCGCAGGCGCAACTACGTCTGCAGTTTCCCAGGATGTCGAAAGACCTATTTCAAAAGCTCTCACCTAAAGGCGCATCTCAGAACCCACACAG GAGAGAAACCTTTTAGCTGCAACTGGGAAGGCTGCGATAAGAAATTCGCTCGCTCTGACGAGCTCTCCCGGCATCGGCGAACACACACGGGGGAAAAGAAGTTCGTCTGCCCGGTGTGTGACCGGCGGTTTATGCGCAGCGACCACCTCACCAAGCACGCACGGCGACACATGACCACCAAGAAGATCCCATCCTGGCAAACGGAGGTGCGGAACCTCAACAAGATCACCGCAGCCAAGGCCTTGCCCACTGGCACAGCACTACCGGTCAGCATGTTGCTACCAGCCTCAAACTGA